A genomic stretch from Mesomycoplasma neurolyticum includes:
- a CDS encoding phosphoglycerate kinase: MELKDLEKKYRIDDLKLEGKKVLIRVDFNVPIVEGKITSIKRIQASLKTIQKVIDDKGKAIIFSHLGRVKSEEDKINKTLKPVADELSKLLNKNVIFVPETRGEILENKIAQMNEGDVLLVENTRFEDLNDKSESKNSEELGKYWASLGDVFINDAFGTAHRSHASNVGISNNIEVAAMGYLMEKEIKALNKVLVNPQRPFVAVIGGAKISDKINIVSSLLEKADKVLIGGGMAFTFRYALGYDVGESLLDLSKVELAESLIKKYGKKLILPVDNAIGINFENQPRVENGNTNPFKINVNEMGMDIGQYTIALFSSELKKAKTILWNGPVGITELDNFKHGTEEIAKTISKIRGGYKVVGGGDSIAAVEKLGYESAFNHISTGGGASIEFLEGKTLPGIAAIHDK; encoded by the coding sequence ATGGAATTAAAAGATTTAGAAAAAAAATATAGAATTGATGACTTAAAACTTGAGGGAAAAAAAGTTTTGATCAGAGTAGATTTTAATGTCCCTATTGTTGAAGGAAAAATCACTTCTATAAAAAGAATTCAAGCATCTTTAAAAACAATACAAAAAGTTATAGATGATAAAGGAAAAGCGATTATTTTTTCACATTTGGGAAGAGTTAAATCAGAAGAAGATAAAATAAACAAAACTTTAAAACCAGTTGCAGATGAACTAAGTAAATTATTAAACAAAAATGTTATTTTTGTGCCAGAAACAAGAGGTGAAATTTTAGAAAATAAAATTGCGCAAATGAATGAAGGTGATGTTTTATTAGTTGAAAATACAAGATTTGAAGACTTAAATGATAAATCTGAATCAAAAAATAGTGAAGAACTAGGAAAATATTGAGCATCACTTGGAGATGTGTTTATTAATGATGCTTTTGGAACTGCACATAGAAGCCATGCATCTAATGTGGGGATATCAAATAACATTGAAGTGGCAGCTATGGGATATTTAATGGAAAAAGAGATCAAAGCTTTAAATAAAGTATTAGTAAATCCTCAAAGACCTTTTGTTGCTGTTATTGGTGGAGCTAAGATATCAGATAAAATTAATATAGTATCTAGCTTATTAGAAAAAGCAGATAAAGTTTTAATTGGTGGTGGAATGGCATTCACCTTTAGATATGCACTTGGATATGATGTTGGTGAGTCATTATTAGATTTATCAAAAGTTGAATTAGCAGAAAGTTTAATTAAAAAATATGGTAAAAAACTTATTTTACCTGTCGACAATGCAATTGGAATTAATTTTGAAAATCAACCAAGAGTTGAAAATGGAAACACAAATCCTTTTAAAATTAATGTTAATGAAATGGGAATGGATATTGGACAATATACAATTGCATTATTTAGTTCTGAATTAAAGAAAGCTAAAACAATTTTATGAAATGGACCTGTTGGTATTACAGAATTGGATAATTTCAAACATGGAACAGAAGAAATTGCTAAAACTATTTCAAAAATTAGAGGTGGTTATAAAGTAGTTGGTGGTGGTGATTCAATAGCTGCTGTTGAAAAATTAGGATATGAATCAGCATTCAACCATATTTCAACTGGTGGAGGGGCTTCAATTGAATTTTTAGAAGGCAAAACACTTCCTGGTATAGCTGCTATCCATGATAAATAA
- the pepF gene encoding oligoendopeptidase F, producing the protein MKKFKNYYEIPEKYRFDLEHLLEGKTINHLINEFDKYSDFLVQNKDNQFKTIENYLKYQKKSQEFGIYLNKVDNYLYNKKSTNVVDSENNKNYAIFKNKLDQFEAKIGSTISLFFKNIDNIEKWKNDPKVSEYKKDIDDMLECEKYKLNDEIEKFIVDSKQGEVSLYETFSILYNSETKFKDIIDEKGKKYTLNSTNYKNFLLNKNSNIRKQAYENFYNGYLEHKSSFSSLLIQHIKSDSTKAKIRGYKSLVDSKLFSDRINVKLVENLYNTTKKNIYIYRKYEKLNAIFYKKKYNEPYNVWNSKLPLINVKQNYSIEEAKEILLEAIKPMGNEYYNKVKEALEQRWVDYHHVPNKRGGAYSIGQSYGVEKKLILMNYDGTFDGVSTLAHEMGHSMHSWYSDKTQPYVLSSYPIILAEIASIFNELMLLDYFFNKNNNIKLKFDLVKKSIDDFYQTVIKQTFWSNYEFELYKKIDNKEPINSYEALEEIYVNIHKDYAKDPKKIKKGKIENISSVTIPHFYYDFYVYKYAVGYIVANIFYQKYKQNGKSELENYIKKFLSAGGSKWPIEILKDAGINLEEESVIQLAFDLLNDKVKTFEKLGNQIFKIKKTK; encoded by the coding sequence ATGAAAAAGTTTAAAAATTATTATGAAATACCAGAAAAATATAGATTTGATTTAGAACATTTATTAGAAGGTAAAACAATAAATCATTTAATTAATGAATTTGATAAATATAGTGATTTTCTAGTCCAAAATAAAGATAATCAGTTTAAAACAATAGAGAATTATTTAAAATATCAAAAAAAATCACAAGAATTTGGAATTTATTTGAACAAAGTTGATAACTATTTATATAATAAAAAATCAACAAATGTTGTTGATAGTGAAAATAACAAAAATTATGCTATTTTTAAAAATAAATTAGATCAATTTGAAGCAAAAATTGGTTCAACAATTTCTTTATTTTTCAAAAACATTGATAATATTGAGAAATGAAAAAATGATCCAAAAGTTAGTGAATATAAAAAAGATATTGATGATATGCTCGAATGTGAAAAATATAAATTAAATGATGAGATTGAAAAATTTATTGTTGATTCAAAACAAGGTGAAGTTTCATTATATGAAACATTTTCAATTTTATATAATAGTGAAACAAAGTTTAAAGACATAATTGATGAAAAAGGGAAAAAATATACTTTAAATTCTACAAATTATAAAAATTTTCTTTTAAACAAAAATAGCAACATTAGAAAACAAGCTTATGAAAATTTTTATAATGGTTATTTAGAACATAAATCTAGTTTTAGTTCTCTTTTAATACAACATATTAAATCAGATTCTACAAAAGCCAAAATTAGAGGTTATAAATCACTTGTGGACTCTAAATTATTTTCAGATAGAATTAATGTAAAATTAGTTGAAAATCTTTATAATACAACTAAAAAAAATATTTACATTTATAGAAAATATGAAAAATTAAATGCTATTTTTTATAAAAAGAAATACAATGAACCATATAATGTCTGAAATAGTAAACTACCTCTTATAAATGTAAAACAAAATTATAGCATTGAAGAAGCGAAAGAAATTCTTTTAGAAGCTATAAAACCAATGGGAAATGAATATTACAACAAAGTAAAAGAAGCTCTTGAACAAAGATGAGTAGATTATCACCATGTACCAAATAAAAGAGGTGGAGCTTATTCTATTGGTCAAAGTTATGGTGTTGAGAAGAAATTAATTTTAATGAATTATGATGGAACATTTGATGGTGTTTCAACATTAGCTCATGAAATGGGACATTCTATGCACTCATGATATAGTGACAAAACTCAGCCTTATGTTTTATCTAGTTATCCAATAATTTTGGCAGAAATTGCTTCTATTTTTAACGAACTAATGCTTTTAGATTATTTTTTCAATAAAAATAATAATATCAAATTGAAATTTGATTTAGTTAAAAAATCAATTGATGATTTTTATCAAACAGTAATAAAACAAACTTTTTGATCCAATTATGAATTTGAACTTTATAAAAAAATAGATAATAAAGAACCAATTAATTCATATGAAGCTTTAGAAGAAATTTATGTAAATATTCACAAAGATTATGCAAAAGATCCTAAAAAAATTAAAAAAGGAAAAATAGAAAATATCTCTAGTGTGACTATACCCCATTTTTATTATGATTTTTATGTTTATAAATATGCAGTAGGTTATATAGTGGCGAATATTTTTTATCAAAAATATAAGCAAAATGGTAAAAGTGAATTAGAAAATTACATTAAGAAGTTTTTATCAGCAGGTGGAAGTAAATGACCAATTGAAATTTTAAAAGATGCAGGTATTAATTTAGAAGAAGAATCAGTAATTCAACTTGCTTTTGATTTATTAAATGACAAGGTTAAAACTTTTGAAAAGTTAGGAAATCAAATTTTTAAAATTAAAAAAACAAAATAA
- a CDS encoding GH32 C-terminal domain-containing protein: MLFKFRKKNNDKLKKIDFPVDKKEQKLNESNVWHNKKENDVFNNKLHLSAFSGILGLPSNLIKHNKNYSLSYESNKIFGSSKLKEISTFITQDFLNYKDVGVTNEATVKEEKDSILAGGDLLYKGKFYRYYTGFNESDIDFDPENTMTYTLVAEFDPETSQIKKETKKVLFKMDRYKQTPVSRNPKCYYINGSFYIILGIQNYNSQGALAVYKSDFPDRDFKYEGEITFNDQLLFWDAYFFVSPVYFKLNDKDVFLFSTVGKTKFVDENTMNPNSTYFVIGKLDFKKLTFDVEKIQKVDEGFDFYGSRIFENDTDFVMFSLISNSNADDELAIENGWMNNLSLPRILSYKDKSIFQNVHPNIYKLRKVYSAIENEMSFANRLQNIIVNNFNDKFEEKDFEIEFFNDEGKKFIIKWEKGEFSVDKSRSLFVVGKEFGQVWTKKIPRIHFLEIFLDNSVIEIFINHGEYTFTSKYYIPGLLKAKFTNLKGGAAFELNPINVEWRKTKTALISGEIIVDENQKILGSTYNIVERLAEKKHNIVKLLTTIGENQKADVIKKELDNLNVSTLNLITNPDKRHSWHDFVLNSDETILSTNQLERINFNTFVLASSESLLSTKSFESYQEIIKEVKLRHKPFIYRPNLNSFVLSKLKNLTKETVLLPRVKSLIDESWLTILDQSELLTLSETNDVDEAIKKTLAEQKADNILVVTDNKLYLLSKNNHYNTLILPELTDFARERLIDRSSGLLIHGIMRIEESELNRVELWQWIQKTFKLVAFCEKFKSKTTELENLNSEHLNLLLTKDEYDIFELEPEPEISEINEEILEIIDEPKDEIVDEFTESEDVTEFVETIEVDEDEVIEQEHMSESINSINEEEVIETIEVDKGEVIETTETLEEDKTSIPEEDDCHFYVTLEELQNQTIDCGCEEKNKNLK; the protein is encoded by the coding sequence ATGTTATTTAAATTTAGAAAAAAAAATAATGATAAATTAAAAAAAATAGATTTTCCAGTTGACAAAAAAGAACAAAAATTAAATGAATCAAATGTTTGACATAACAAAAAAGAAAATGATGTTTTTAATAACAAACTTCATTTATCTGCATTTTCTGGAATTTTAGGACTTCCAAGTAATTTAATTAAACATAATAAAAATTACAGTCTCTCATATGAATCAAATAAAATTTTTGGATCATCAAAATTAAAAGAAATTTCAACCTTTATAACTCAAGATTTTTTAAATTATAAAGATGTGGGAGTTACTAATGAGGCGACAGTTAAAGAAGAAAAAGATTCAATTTTAGCAGGTGGTGACTTATTATACAAAGGTAAGTTTTATAGATATTACACTGGCTTTAATGAAAGTGATATTGATTTCGACCCTGAAAACACTATGACTTACACATTGGTAGCTGAATTCGATCCTGAAACATCCCAAATAAAAAAAGAAACTAAAAAAGTTTTATTTAAAATGGATCGTTACAAACAAACTCCAGTTTCGAGAAATCCAAAATGTTATTACATTAATGGGTCATTTTACATTATTTTAGGTATTCAAAATTATAATTCACAAGGAGCATTAGCTGTTTATAAATCAGATTTTCCAGATCGTGATTTTAAATATGAAGGTGAAATTACTTTTAATGATCAGTTACTATTTTGAGATGCTTACTTTTTTGTTTCGCCTGTTTATTTCAAGTTAAATGATAAAGATGTTTTCTTATTTTCTACTGTTGGAAAAACAAAATTTGTTGATGAAAATACTATGAATCCAAACTCTACATATTTTGTAATTGGAAAATTAGACTTTAAAAAATTAACTTTTGATGTTGAAAAAATACAAAAAGTTGATGAAGGGTTTGATTTTTATGGAAGTAGAATTTTTGAAAATGATACAGACTTTGTAATGTTTTCTTTAATTTCTAATTCAAATGCTGATGATGAATTAGCGATAGAAAATGGATGAATGAATAATCTCTCATTACCAAGAATTTTAAGTTATAAAGATAAATCAATTTTCCAAAATGTTCATCCTAATATTTACAAATTAAGAAAAGTTTATTCAGCAATTGAAAATGAAATGTCATTTGCTAATAGATTACAAAATATTATTGTAAATAATTTTAATGATAAATTTGAAGAAAAAGACTTTGAAATTGAGTTTTTTAATGATGAAGGGAAAAAATTTATTATTAAATGGGAAAAAGGTGAATTTAGTGTTGATAAGTCACGATCTTTATTTGTTGTAGGTAAAGAATTTGGTCAAGTTTGAACTAAAAAAATACCAAGAATCCACTTTTTGGAAATTTTCTTAGATAATTCTGTTATTGAAATTTTTATTAACCATGGAGAATATACATTTACAAGCAAATATTACATTCCAGGTTTATTAAAAGCGAAATTTACTAATTTAAAAGGTGGCGCTGCTTTTGAATTAAACCCAATTAATGTGGAATGAAGAAAAACAAAAACTGCTTTAATTTCTGGTGAAATTATTGTTGATGAAAATCAAAAAATTCTTGGAAGCACATATAACATAGTTGAAAGATTAGCTGAAAAGAAACATAATATTGTCAAACTTTTAACAACAATTGGAGAAAATCAAAAAGCTGATGTTATTAAAAAAGAATTAGATAATTTAAATGTAAGCACTTTAAATTTAATTACAAATCCAGATAAAAGACATTCATGACATGATTTTGTTCTAAATTCTGATGAAACCATTTTATCTACAAACCAACTAGAAAGAATTAATTTTAATACTTTTGTTTTAGCATCTTCTGAATCATTATTAAGTACTAAATCATTTGAAAGTTACCAAGAAATAATTAAAGAAGTTAAATTAAGACATAAACCATTTATTTATAGACCTAATTTAAATTCTTTTGTTTTATCAAAACTTAAAAATTTAACTAAAGAAACTGTTCTTTTACCAAGAGTTAAATCACTTATTGATGAAAGTTGATTAACTATCTTAGATCAAAGTGAATTATTAACATTAAGTGAAACAAATGATGTTGATGAAGCTATTAAAAAGACACTTGCAGAGCAAAAGGCTGACAACATATTAGTTGTTACAGATAACAAATTATATTTATTGTCTAAAAATAATCATTACAATACTCTGATATTGCCAGAATTAACAGATTTTGCTAGAGAAAGATTAATTGATAGATCAAGTGGGTTGTTAATTCATGGAATAATGAGAATTGAAGAGTCAGAATTAAATAGAGTTGAACTATGACAATGAATTCAAAAAACCTTTAAGTTAGTTGCATTTTGTGAAAAATTCAAAAGCAAAACTACAGAATTAGAAAATTTAAATTCTGAACATTTAAATCTATTGTTGACTAAAGATGAATATGATATATTCGAATTAGAACCAGAACCTGAAATATCTGAAATCAATGAAGAAATTTTAGAAATTATTGATGAGCCAAAAGATGAAATAGTGGATGAGTTTACAGAATCAGAAGATGTAACTGAATTTGTTGAGACAATTGAAGTAGATGAAGATGAAGTTATAGAACAAGAACATATGAGTGAATCAATTAACTCAATTAATGAAGAAGAAGTTATCGAGACAATTGAAGTAGATAAAGGCGAAGTTATAGAGACAACTGAAACTTTAGAAGAAGACAAAACATCAATTCCAGAAGAAGATGACTGTCACTTTTATGTTACTCTAGAGGAACTTCAAAATCAAACAATTGATTGCGGATGTGAGGAAAAAAATAAGAATTTAAAATAA
- a CDS encoding NAD(P)H-dependent glycerol-3-phosphate dehydrogenase: MENKFAIIGSGAMATAMAKVIYDSGYKNIIVYGINEKELADLNKGQNLKYFPKERNIPHLNTTLDLNKAITYANYIVLALPSKIIDVVFEKILTEITKPTVIINCSKGFYPNKNISLQQGLKEKSKENKNIISVVSLLGPSHAEEIVREQFTIVTLVSDNLEESKKLQPFFNNKYFKTYLQSDEIGAEVGSVYKNILAIASGMMFAAGYGINTIAAFLTRGFAEAKKFNEFLGGKNKTLMGLTGMGDLIVTALSPLSRNYTFGYEFIKNQLTIEENKTTVEGLTGINVVKKIADHNNLSLPIVFALYEIIYLKTPISEIIEKIWNRPLKEE; this comes from the coding sequence GTGGAAAATAAATTTGCAATTATAGGCTCAGGCGCAATGGCTACAGCAATGGCTAAAGTTATATATGATTCAGGCTATAAAAACATTATCGTTTATGGTATTAATGAAAAAGAGCTTGCTGATTTAAATAAAGGTCAAAATTTAAAATATTTCCCAAAAGAAAGAAATATCCCACATTTAAATACAACTTTAGACTTAAACAAAGCTATAACTTATGCTAATTATATTGTTTTAGCTCTACCTTCTAAAATTATAGATGTTGTTTTTGAAAAAATTTTAACGGAGATAACCAAACCAACTGTAATTATTAATTGTTCAAAAGGGTTTTATCCAAATAAAAACATTTCGCTTCAACAAGGACTAAAGGAAAAATCAAAAGAAAATAAAAATATTATTTCTGTAGTATCGCTTTTAGGACCTTCGCATGCTGAAGAAATTGTGAGAGAACAATTTACAATTGTAACATTAGTAAGTGATAACTTAGAAGAGAGTAAAAAACTTCAACCATTTTTTAATAATAAATATTTTAAGACTTATTTACAAAGCGATGAAATTGGTGCTGAAGTTGGTAGTGTTTACAAAAATATTTTAGCTATTGCTTCAGGGATGATGTTTGCTGCAGGTTATGGAATAAATACTATTGCTGCCTTTTTGACAAGAGGTTTTGCAGAAGCTAAAAAATTTAATGAATTTTTAGGTGGTAAAAATAAAACCTTAATGGGTCTCACAGGGATGGGTGATTTAATAGTTACAGCACTTAGTCCATTATCTAGAAATTACACTTTTGGTTATGAATTTATTAAAAATCAGTTGACAATCGAAGAAAACAAAACAACTGTTGAAGGTTTAACAGGAATTAATGTTGTTAAAAAAATAGCAGATCATAATAATTTAAGCTTACCAATAGTTTTTGCACTTTATGAAATTATTTATTTAAAAACACCAATTAGTGAAATAATTGAAAAAATTTGAAATAGACCACTCAAGGAAGAGTAA
- the smpB gene encoding SsrA-binding protein has product MAFVIAKNKSANFNYEIYEKFECGIVLFGWEVKSLRAKKINLSNSFASFKKHELFLVNAHISLYMSVKGEETRSRKLLMHKNQLLRISLKQKQQGYTLIPLDIYFNNKNKIKLTLALAKGKNKADKRESEKKQQAKKELKQYY; this is encoded by the coding sequence ATGGCTTTTGTTATTGCAAAAAATAAAAGTGCTAATTTTAACTATGAAATTTATGAAAAATTTGAATGTGGAATAGTTTTGTTTGGCTGGGAAGTTAAATCTCTTAGAGCTAAAAAAATAAATCTTTCAAATTCTTTTGCATCATTTAAAAAGCATGAATTATTTTTAGTAAATGCTCATATATCTTTATACATGAGTGTTAAAGGCGAAGAAACAAGATCAAGAAAACTTTTGATGCATAAAAATCAATTGTTAAGAATTAGTTTGAAACAAAAACAACAAGGTTACACTTTAATCCCATTAGATATTTATTTTAACAATAAAAATAAAATCAAATTAACTTTAGCATTAGCTAAAGGAAAGAACAAAGCAGATAAAAGGGAAAGTGAAAAAAAACAACAAGCTAAAAAAGAGCTAAAACAATATTATTAA
- a CDS encoding YigZ family protein yields the protein MKLMKKTVVYEVNKSKFIPYFFNIETVEEINSIIQKIKKEHKKARHICYAYIINEQKMGFFDDGEPRGTAGKPLLCFLQLKKQMNSLIIVVRYFGGTKLGAGKLLRSYVKAASLII from the coding sequence ATGAAACTAATGAAAAAAACTGTTGTTTATGAAGTGAATAAATCAAAATTTATTCCTTATTTTTTCAACATTGAAACTGTTGAAGAAATTAATTCTATTATACAAAAAATAAAAAAAGAGCATAAAAAAGCTAGGCACATTTGTTATGCTTATATTATCAATGAGCAAAAAATGGGTTTTTTTGATGATGGTGAACCCAGAGGCACAGCTGGCAAACCATTATTATGTTTTTTACAATTAAAAAAACAAATGAATTCTTTAATTATAGTTGTACGTTATTTTGGAGGGACTAAATTAGGCGCTGGTAAACTTTTGCGTTCTTATGTTAAAGCAGCATCTTTAATTATTTAG
- a CDS encoding energy-coupling factor transporter ATPase gives MIKLKNISFSYKNADDGKLALNNITITFPKNKYIAILGHNGSGKSTLSKVLAGIYKPFAGEVYIDNVLMSKETLAEVRKNIGIIFQNPDNQFVGATVEDDIAFGLENRAVDPSKMKDIIFSLAKKIDMFEHLEREPQNLSGGMKQRVAIASILALDPKIIIFDEVTSMLDPKGKTDVLNIIRDIKNLKTKTLISITHNMDEAILADELIVMAKGQVIAQGSPKEILKNKEIIEKARIDSPFVYKLSSLIEGIEPTYDEEELLEKICK, from the coding sequence ATGATAAAACTCAAAAATATTTCTTTTTCTTACAAAAATGCAGATGATGGTAAGTTAGCCTTAAATAATATAACAATAACTTTTCCAAAAAATAAATATATTGCTATTTTAGGACATAATGGTTCAGGTAAATCCACATTATCTAAGGTTTTAGCTGGTATTTACAAACCTTTTGCAGGTGAAGTTTATATTGATAATGTTTTAATGTCGAAAGAAACCTTGGCTGAAGTTAGAAAAAATATTGGGATTATTTTTCAAAATCCAGACAATCAATTTGTAGGAGCTACAGTTGAAGATGATATAGCTTTCGGTTTAGAAAATAGAGCCGTTGATCCTTCAAAGATGAAAGACATAATTTTTTCATTGGCAAAAAAAATTGACATGTTTGAACATCTTGAAAGAGAACCACAAAATCTTTCAGGGGGAATGAAACAAAGAGTTGCAATTGCTTCAATTTTAGCTTTAGATCCAAAAATTATTATTTTTGATGAAGTTACTTCAATGCTAGATCCAAAAGGAAAAACAGATGTTTTAAATATTATTAGAGATATTAAAAATTTAAAAACTAAAACATTGATTTCTATTACACACAATATGGATGAAGCTATTTTAGCAGATGAATTAATTGTTATGGCAAAAGGTCAAGTTATAGCTCAAGGCTCACCAAAAGAAATTTTAAAAAATAAAGAAATAATTGAAAAAGCCAGAATTGATTCACCTTTTGTTTATAAACTCTCTAGTTTAATAGAAGGCATTGAACCAACATATGATGAAGAGGAATTGCTTGAAAAAATATGCAAATAA
- a CDS encoding ATP-binding cassette domain-containing protein codes for MQIKVSDLVKIYDKDLPTKFNALNKVSTTISQGEFISIIGQTGSGKTTFIEHMNGLILPDGGKIEYFYVDYNKKTKQNEDSYLIIKKPLFFQKKIKKIKAIRKRIGVVFQFAEYQLFEQTIEKDIIFGALSMGVPKDEALKRAKEVIKLVGLNEDFLQQSPFDLSGGQKRRVAIAGILAMNPDVIFFDEPTAGLDPAGINETLEIFYNLYKQGKTIIIATHDLDNALTWTKRTIVFKKGRIIRDDDTYNVLSDNKFLIENKMEPTKLMSFIDKLKKRGLPVPKVVTQKELANWINHYRKEK; via the coding sequence ATGCAAATAAAAGTTAGTGATTTAGTAAAAATTTATGATAAAGATTTACCAACCAAATTTAATGCTTTAAATAAAGTGTCTACAACCATTTCACAAGGAGAATTTATTTCGATAATTGGTCAAACTGGAAGTGGGAAAACTACATTTATTGAGCATATGAACGGTTTGATTCTTCCTGATGGTGGAAAAATAGAATATTTTTATGTTGATTATAATAAAAAAACTAAACAAAATGAAGATTCTTATTTAATTATTAAAAAACCTTTATTTTTTCAAAAAAAAATTAAGAAAATTAAAGCAATAAGAAAAAGAATTGGTGTTGTTTTTCAGTTTGCTGAGTATCAATTATTTGAACAAACCATTGAAAAAGATATAATTTTTGGTGCTTTATCAATGGGCGTTCCAAAAGATGAAGCTTTAAAAAGAGCAAAAGAGGTTATAAAATTAGTTGGATTAAATGAAGACTTCTTACAACAATCACCTTTTGATTTATCAGGTGGGCAAAAAAGGCGTGTTGCAATAGCTGGGATTTTAGCTATGAATCCTGATGTCATTTTTTTTGATGAACCTACAGCTGGACTAGATCCTGCAGGTATTAATGAAACACTTGAAATTTTTTATAATTTATACAAACAAGGAAAAACAATAATAATTGCAACTCATGATTTAGATAATGCATTAACATGAACAAAAAGAACTATTGTTTTTAAAAAAGGAAGAATTATCAGAGATGATGATACATACAATGTATTAAGTGATAATAAATTTTTAATAGAAAATAAAATGGAGCCTACAAAATTAATGTCTTTTATAGACAAATTAAAAAAAAGAGGACTTCCTGTACCAAAAGTTGTAACACAAAAAGAATTAGCAAATTGAATAAATCACTATAGAAAGGAAAAATAA
- a CDS encoding energy-coupling factor transporter transmembrane component T family protein yields the protein MTISVGKYVHKNTFLHKLDPRVKLLFNILFIVLFFIISHLFTFFLIILPILILYVCITKKPLSLLKMIKVPLFIFVFMSVFYSFISDIPDEKWKTFDYWRLGFQYLKKDEIEPWFKKEWINLEKIGFVYTTAKFTKVFSLSLRIYTMLIITTLLIYTTKPILLTKAIEDIMSPLKLLRINTSIIAMIISIAIRFIPTLLLETNRILKAQASRGVDFKNGKIKDKVKSMVSLTIPLFVLSFARADDLANAMEVRGYSSYAKRTKYRTLRLKWFDFLFIIGFILLVVVAFLIEYDVIFLPKWWLLSSQRI from the coding sequence ATGACAATAAGCGTTGGAAAATATGTGCATAAAAATACTTTTTTGCATAAATTAGACCCTAGAGTTAAATTATTATTTAATATTCTATTTATAGTTTTATTTTTTATTATTAGTCATTTATTTACATTTTTTCTAATTATTTTACCAATTTTAATTTTATATGTTTGTATAACTAAAAAACCATTAAGTTTGCTTAAAATGATTAAAGTTCCGCTTTTTATTTTTGTTTTTATGTCAGTTTTTTATAGTTTTATATCAGATATTCCAGATGAAAAATGAAAGACATTTGATTATTGAAGATTGGGATTTCAATATTTAAAAAAAGACGAGATTGAACCTTGATTTAAAAAAGAATGAATTAATTTGGAAAAAATAGGTTTTGTCTATACTACTGCTAAATTTACGAAAGTTTTTTCACTTTCCCTTAGAATTTATACAATGTTAATTATTACAACATTACTTATTTATACAACTAAGCCAATTTTATTAACTAAAGCAATTGAAGATATTATGTCTCCTTTGAAATTATTAAGAATTAATACTTCTATTATTGCTATGATTATATCAATTGCTATAAGATTTATTCCTACATTATTACTTGAAACAAATAGAATTCTCAAAGCTCAAGCTTCTAGAGGTGTTGATTTTAAAAATGGAAAAATTAAAGATAAGGTTAAATCAATGGTTTCTTTAACTATTCCACTGTTTGTTTTATCTTTTGCTAGAGCTGATGATTTAGCAAACGCTATGGAAGTAAGGGGTTATTCATCATATGCGAAAAGAACAAAATATCGAACATTAAGATTAAAGTGATTTGATTTTCTTTTTATAATTGGATTTATACTTTTAGTTGTTGTAGCATTTTTAATTGAATATGATGTAATTTTTTTACCTAAATGATGACTTTTATCATCACAAAGGATTTAA